In the genome of Natronomonas salina, the window CAGCGGACTGTTCGAACTGACCGACGTGGAGTTCGACGTGACGGCGCGTGTCGTCCCGCAGAACCAGGCGCGAGCCCGTGACGAACTGCAGCGGGTCGCCGACGACCTGCAGGCAGATGCTGACCTGGAGCGGACAGTACGTAGCGCATATCTTCAGGAGCGTGCGAACACGGCGAGACAGACGTACAAGGCCGTCGAGAACGGCCAGCGAGTCTTCGATCAGGAACTTGTCGTCACGGTCCGCGCTGACACGCGAGACGAGCTCCGCCAATCGGTGAAGAAGGTGCGAGCCGCGCTCCGCGAACAGCCGGCGCAACTGGAACCGAAGACAGCCATCTGTACCCAGGACCTCGCCGTACAATCGGCGGCCCCGATTGGTCCAAGCAAACTCGATAGAACCGCTGTTGCACTTGGTGGGGCTGTCGGTGCCCTACTTGCCTCGCCGCATAACGCGTCGATTCTCGAGGAGGGTGGAGTGGAGTTCGGCGTGCACAAGGACACGCGCAGTCCCCTCGTGATCGACCCGTTCGCCCGCGAGGACGGCTATGCGATGTTCACCGTGGGCGATCCAGGCTCGGGGAAGTCCTTCGGCTCGAAGCAGAACTTCATCCGCACGATCGAACAGGACCCCGACCGAATCGGTGTGATCCTCGAACCGCTGAACAACTGGGCCGGCGTCGCCGACGCCCTCGGTGGCCAGCGCATCACTGTCGGGGGGACGCTCGGATTGAACCCACTGGAAATCAAACCCACGCCCGAACATGTCCTGCAGGAACGTGGCGAGGACGCGAGCCCCCTGCGGGAACGTCGCAACCGCGCAGTGAGCTTCTTTGCGAACTTCTTCGCCCACCGCGACGTCGACCTCGGCGACCGCCGCACCACCCTCGAGTTGGCGATTGACGAGGCCTACGAACGGAACGGGATCACCGAGGACCTGTCGACGCATGACCGGGAGAGTCCGACCGTTCGCGATGTCTTGAACATCCTCGAAGAGATGAGCAACGACCCCGGCGAGTACGTCGTCCGGGTCGAGGCGGAAAGTGAAAAGATTGAGACGGACGCGGTGTGGTTGCTCAATCAACTCAGGCCGTTCGCTGAAGGTGGCCAACTGGAGAATCTCGGGCGGCACAGCGAATTCGATATCCGGGACGAGAAAGTCGTCTACCTCGACCTCCAGCAGCGCGGCGGCTCCATCGGCGGCCACACGAGCCTCATCATGGAGTTGCTCATTTCACTGGTCTACGAGCGGGCCAAGGAGACGGACAAGGAGGTGGTGTTCGTCATCGACGAGGCACGCTATCTCATGAAGGACGCGGCGACGCTGGAGTACCTGGAGACGATCTTCAGACACCATCGCCACCACGACCTTTCGATCCGGCTGGTCACCCAGACGGTCGACGAGTTCTTCCAGCACGACGTCTCGAAGATCATCCTCGATCAGTGTGCCATCAAGCAGTTCCACAAACTCGATGGGATGAACGACGACACCGCGGACGTCTTCGGCCTCAACCCTGCCCAGAAGCAGTTTGTGCAGGACGCAATCCCGGGGAGTGACGACAAAGGCTACTCGCAGGCGCTGCTCGGCGTCGACGGTGAATGGCGTGGGATGGAGGTCCGGGCACTGCCAAGGGAGACTGAGGTCATCGAGAACGAAGTAACCGAGGACGCAATCACAGGGTCCGGCCAGGAGCAACCCACTACCAAAGCGCTGGACGATTGACCGCTGCTTCCGCGCTGTAGGGTTTATCGACGGGCCGACGGGTGGCCCGTATGAATGAAGACACAGCAGCGGTCGACATTGCGGATGGCGGCCTCACTGAACGAACCCAGGTACTGACGACAGATGGACCGATCGCAGCCGCCGGCCTCGAGGTGGGAGACGAGGTTTATGCGCTCAATCCAGCTACGAGAATACTAAAGCGGAAACCAGTAACGGGAATCGAACGGGTCGAGTACGATGGCCCGCTCGTTCACGCGAACGCTCGCCGGATCGATTGGCTTCTCCATCCTGAGCAGCCAATTCCATATCGGACTGACGCGATAGAGCGGCTCCGGCTGCAGCGCGCTGGTGACCTCGACGAACTCGGAAAATACCGACTCGTCAACGAGTGGCGGTCACTATCGAGGCCATCCCTCGAGCAGGTCGATGTGACCGAGTTCGTCGACGAGTTTCAGGCCTGCGTCGAGGTCGACTGCCACGGGCACAGTTTCAGAGCGTCACTACCCGAGGGATGCGTTCCTGTGGGTCGAAATGGCTTCACCGGCTATCACTTCGATGCTGCCACCTTCAAACAATATCAGGAAACCCTGGAATCGCTGGGAACCGACGTTCGAATCAGGGACAAGAAAGGCCACTGGCGACGACCGTATCGGTTCGACGGAGATGACTTCATCCGATTCATCGGCTGGTACGTCACGGAGGGGAGTATCACAGAGAAGGTCAACAGCGATTCTGCCTCTATCTCTATCTCGCAGAAGATTCCGGAGTACCGAGATCGGATCGAGCAGCTGTTCGAGCGGCTAGGAATCAGTGTCCATGCCTCGAAAGGGTCCTTCGCGTTCTCATCGAATCTCTACGCTCGGTTGCTCACGGATATGTGCGGCGAAGGCTGTCGAGAAAAGTGCCTCCCGGAGTTCGTCTGGAATCTCGATACCGAACAACAGGAGCTGCTGCTGCAGGTGCTACTCGACGGTGACGGAAACGACCATCAGATCTATTTCACGACCAGCCGGCAGCTTGCCGATGATGTTCTCAGATTGTGCGTCGAGACATCGCGTAAGCCTCGATACACGTTCAAAGAGGGGAGAGGGATGTGGCGGATATTCGTGGGGAAGGTCAACGACCAGCTTTCCTCGAAACGACAGGTCAGCATGACGGAGGATAGTGTAACGCTCTATCGACTGACGATAGAAGACTACAGCCTTGTGATGGCTGGGAGGAATGGACGCTTTCAGTGGCTGGGAGTCTCCTCCGTATCGTGAATAGAAGGATGCGAGTCTCGTATCAGGAAGGTCGGGGTCGTCGACATCGAGAGCGCCTTCGATGACCGCGGCGGCGGTCATCGCCATCGCGCTCACGCCGATCCTCCTCGCCTACCTCCAGCTGGGCTACCACCCGGACGTACAGGACGACTCGCCGGCCGTCGCCGGGGACGAGGCCGTCGCGTTCCTCGACCGGTCGGTCCATAATGCGACGGCGGCGACGGCCGGCGACTACGGGTGGGACGAGCGGGACCGGATGGCCGAAGCCGTCCGGGCGGCCATCGGGAACGACGTCGGGACGCTCGAGTCCTCGCGTCTCGAGTCGGGAATCGTCTACGACGTCTCGTACAACCAGACGGCTGCGACGGAGTGGGCGGGAGAGAACTGCGACAGCGGTCCCGGCAAGCGGTTCGGCGATTGCGAAACAGACGGCGGAGTCGTCCTCCAGGAACGGGCCGACGAAGCCGTATTACTGGCGGTGGGTTTCGACGTCCGGGCGGTCGGACCCGACGCAGAGACCGACCTCACTCTCGTCGTCGAAGTGGGTCGCTGATCGTATCCGAGATTCCAGGCTTACTGAATCGAGCTATCAAATCCTCCGAGAGCGAAACCCGACGAATCCGTCAAATCAGTCTTCGAGTGATCCGGGACACGAAGCGCTCGAACGATCGAGGATCGGAGCGAAGTGGCCTCAGGAAGGTACGAGAAGAGGAGGACGTCAGTCGCTGGCGGGCTCGCCGCCGGCCAGGCTGTTCGAGCGGCTGCGGTTGGCGCGAGACGGCGGCGGGTAGCGGTCGTCGTCGGGTGCGCGCCAGCGCTCGTCGTCCCGGGGAAGGACGCAGCGGTCGGGTTCGCGGTTCACGTGGGCGTACTGGTCCGGCGAGTTCGCGAGTGGGTGGGCGGGGTTGTCGCCGCTG includes:
- a CDS encoding VirB4 family type IV secretion system protein; the protein is MRYTQLLQLQGPQFIEALPPLVSTQGLLVYGVGSVILLIVVANLVSWYRERNRDEPGLDELLDEGTLESAEVEYQVLDELAERQQDVMAPAAIEWATRIARVGEQWTSTLYVTEYPDAPKDGYLSGLFELTDVEFDVTARVVPQNQARARDELQRVADDLQADADLERTVRSAYLQERANTARQTYKAVENGQRVFDQELVVTVRADTRDELRQSVKKVRAALREQPAQLEPKTAICTQDLAVQSAAPIGPSKLDRTAVALGGAVGALLASPHNASILEEGGVEFGVHKDTRSPLVIDPFAREDGYAMFTVGDPGSGKSFGSKQNFIRTIEQDPDRIGVILEPLNNWAGVADALGGQRITVGGTLGLNPLEIKPTPEHVLQERGEDASPLRERRNRAVSFFANFFAHRDVDLGDRRTTLELAIDEAYERNGITEDLSTHDRESPTVRDVLNILEEMSNDPGEYVVRVEAESEKIETDAVWLLNQLRPFAEGGQLENLGRHSEFDIRDEKVVYLDLQQRGGSIGGHTSLIMELLISLVYERAKETDKEVVFVIDEARYLMKDAATLEYLETIFRHHRHHDLSIRLVTQTVDEFFQHDVSKIILDQCAIKQFHKLDGMNDDTADVFGLNPAQKQFVQDAIPGSDDKGYSQALLGVDGEWRGMEVRALPRETEVIENEVTEDAITGSGQEQPTTKALDD
- a CDS encoding LAGLIDADG family homing endonuclease, with the translated sequence MNEDTAAVDIADGGLTERTQVLTTDGPIAAAGLEVGDEVYALNPATRILKRKPVTGIERVEYDGPLVHANARRIDWLLHPEQPIPYRTDAIERLRLQRAGDLDELGKYRLVNEWRSLSRPSLEQVDVTEFVDEFQACVEVDCHGHSFRASLPEGCVPVGRNGFTGYHFDAATFKQYQETLESLGTDVRIRDKKGHWRRPYRFDGDDFIRFIGWYVTEGSITEKVNSDSASISISQKIPEYRDRIEQLFERLGISVHASKGSFAFSSNLYARLLTDMCGEGCREKCLPEFVWNLDTEQQELLLQVLLDGDGNDHQIYFTTSRQLADDVLRLCVETSRKPRYTFKEGRGMWRIFVGKVNDQLSSKRQVSMTEDSVTLYRLTIEDYSLVMAGRNGRFQWLGVSSVS
- a CDS encoding DUF7261 family protein → MTAAAVIAIALTPILLAYLQLGYHPDVQDDSPAVAGDEAVAFLDRSVHNATAATAGDYGWDERDRMAEAVRAAIGNDVGTLESSRLESGIVYDVSYNQTAATEWAGENCDSGPGKRFGDCETDGGVVLQERADEAVLLAVGFDVRAVGPDAETDLTLVVEVGR